The genomic stretch GTCTCGGTGATGTTCGCGGGCACCTCACCGCGGTGCACCAGGGATTCGGTGCCGCGAGAGATCCCGCTGTACAGCGTCTCGATCAGCAGCTCACCCGGTCCCGGCTCAGGCAGACCGACCTCGCGCAGCGCCCCGGTGTGGGCGGCTTCGGTCCAATACTGTTGAGACGTCTGCGACGGGTGCGAGGTCCGATCAGGCCCCTGGAGATCTGCACTGACACCGGTGACACTGGACTCGCTCATGACACTCATCATGCCAGAGGTCTCCGCGCGGACGCTGCGGTGCCGGCTGTGCCAGAATCGGGACGTGCTGAAGCTCTTCTTCGACTGCCGGTACACCCGGACCCAGGTCCACGACGGCATCTCCAGGTTCACCGCCTCCCTGGTGGAGGCGGCCGCCGAGCGGGCCGATGTCACGATGCTGATCAGCGATCCGGAGCAGCTGAACCTGCTGCCGGAGCTGCCGCATCTGCAGATCTCCGCGCCGACCTCGGCCCGCGAGCCCTGGGTCAGCCGGCAGATCAACCCGCACCGTCCCGATGTGGTGTTCTCCCCGATGCAGACCATGGGCGGCCGGGGCCGGAACTACCCGTTGATCCTCACGGTGCACGACCTCATCTACTACGCCCATCGCACGCCGCCCCCGGATCTTCCCGCCCTGGTGCGGCTGGGGTGGCGGGCCTATCACCTGTCCTACCTGCCGCAGCGGCTGGTGCTCAACCAGGCCGACGCCGTGGCGACGGTCTCCGAGACCACGCGCGGGCTGATCCGGGGCCATGCGCTGACCCGCCGCCCGGTGGAGCTGATCTCCAATGCCCCGCCCACCGTGGAGCAGCCTCGAGACGCCTCCGCCGATCCGACCCGTGAACTCATCTATATGGGCTCCTTCATGGGCTATAAGAACGTCGAATCCGTGATCGCGGGCCTGAACCGGCTCCCCGGATATACCCTGCACCTGTGCAGCCCGATCCAGCCCGCTCAAGAAGCTGCGCTCCGGGCGCTCGCAGATGACCCCGACCAGCTGGTCTTTCACCACGGGATCTCCGACGCCGAGTACCGAGTCCTGCTTCGACGGGCCAGCGCCCTGGTCTCACTGTCCCAGGCCGAGGGCTATGGACTGCCGGTGGTGGAAGCCATGGCCCACGGAACGCCCTGCGTGCTCTCCGAGCTTCCGATCTTCACTGAGATCGGGGGAGCCGCGGTAGCCGATTCCGGTGTCCAGGTGGTTCCTGGTCGGGATCCGGACGCCTTCGCCAAGGCGGTGCGCAGACTTGAGCAGCCCGCGGTGTTCAGCCGCGCGTCCGGCGCCGCGCGTGCCCGCAGCCTCCAGTTCTCCTGGGCCGAGTCGGCGGCATCCCTGGTCACGCTGGGGGAGCGCCTGGCCGGGCACGGCCGCGCGGGCGGAGGCTGATCCCAACGCGGCTGATCCCGCACCGCTGATCAAGCACGGCTCATCACGCACCGCTGAACCTCACGCGATGCGACCAAGGGTGTGGCTGTGCCCTTTGCGTCAGCCGGAGACCACAGGGTTCTCGGAGGTTCCCTCCCGGGCCCTGCGTGCCGAGGCGACGTCGTCCACGACGATCACGATATGGCGCACGCTGGAGATCAGGGACCCGTAGAGCGGCCAGGTGTCTCTCGGCAGGCCTTGGTTCTGCGACATCTCTGCCGAGAGCGAGCTCAGGTTCTCGTGCAGCGAGGCGACCTCGGCGTCCGGGTCGGCGATGGAGCGCCCGGCGTCGCCGACGATCTGTGCCCAGCGTTCACGGAACTGGTGGTCCCACTCGCCCTCGGTGTAGCTGGCCTCACGCAGGGTCCGTGCCAGATGGCGCAGGTGTGAGACACCCTCGTCAGCGCGTTCCAGGATCTCCTCATAGCTCGCCTCAGCGGCGTTCCAGCTGCTGGTCTGCAGGGTCTCCCGGCCCTGCCGGGCGCGTGGATTGACGCGGCGGGATTCACGGGCGAAGCGCACCACGGTCCAGGCGGAGTTCAGCTCCGCCGTCATCGATTCGGTCTCCTGGAACCACGCCTCGGCCTTGTCGGTGTCCCAGGAGTCGGAGAACTCCTCGGAGATGCTGATCAGGACCCCGCCCATCCGCTCATTGATGCTGTCCACATAACGCCCGGCCTGTTTGTCCCGAAGCGGCGGCAGGATCAGCAGGTTGACCACAAGCCCCGCGGCCACCCCGACGGCAACCTCGATGATGCGATCATCCAGGAGCGGCTGCTGATCGTCGAAGCCGCTGCCCAGCACGAAGATCGCGGTGGTGGCGATCGCGATGCCCTCATCTCGGATCCAGGAGACCCGGGCCGCGGTGATCCCCACGAGCAGTGCCAGCGCGAAGGTCCACAGGCTGACCCCGAGGAAGTGTCCGATCAGGAAGGACAGGCCCACCCCGAGGGTCGAGGCGATGGTGGTCTGGACTCCGCGGGTGAGCGAGCGGTGCACCGTGGCGTGCACGGTGAGGATCGCCGTCCAGGGGGCGAGGAACGCCAGTTCAGACTCCAACACCTCGGTCGAGACCCACCACGCGCCCGTGCCGGCGATCACGGTCTTGAGGATCTGCAGCACGTCGGTGATGAACTCGGGACGTTGAAGCAGGCTTCGGATGTCACGGCTGCGTCTCTCCGGGGCCGATCCGTGGCCCGGGTGCTGCTCGGTGTCTCGCTGCGGATGTTCCGGCGTCGTCTCCTGGTGGCGGCGGGCCACGAGTCCTCCTCGGGTAGTTCTCGGCAGCGGGCGAGAATATTCTGCCATTGTCGCGGCCGCTCAGGAACTGCGGCGTCACCGGTCGTCCAGTGGCAGCAATACCGAGGGTTCCAGATCACCGGTGAGCAGCAGTGGGTTGATGTACTCCCCGTAGAGCCGCACACCCCAATGCAGGCAGGGTGTGGCGCAATGGCTCGGACTGACCGCCAGCGTTGCCACCGGATCCCCGGTGCTGACCCGATCGCCGACCTGAAGGCTGCTCTCCACAGGTTCGAAGGAGCTGAGGTAGCCGTCGCCGTGGCGGATGGAGAGCACGGGCCGGTCCACGACGACGCCGACGAAGCTGACCTCACCCTCGGCAGGTGCGCGGATGCTCACCGAGGTCTCCAGCGGACCCAAATCTGCTCCTCGGTGACCTGCACCCCAGGGGGAGGGCGGTCTGGTGAAAGGCCGCAGCTCACCTGCGGACACCGGAGGGACCCAAAGCGCCCGTGTCGCTGATGGCGCGTCGAGCTCCGTAGGGTCGATTCCCAGCAGCAGCGATCCGGCTGAGGCGGGAGTCAACACCCCCAGAACAAGCAGCAGCGTGAGACCCAGCGTTGCTGCCCTGAGCCGTCCGAATCTGCACCCGCTCGCGTCCATGCATCCAGCCTCGACCACCGGCGAACCCCGATCCCCGCGAACGCGCTGAAGTGTGCAGCGTGAGGGCCCCCGGCGGATCCCTGCGACGGTTGGGGAAAACGCCGTCGAGCGGCTAAGCTGAACCCCAGCAGTTGACACTGGCGCGTCTCGGCGTGCCTGGATCAGCTGACTACGCGCAGGAGCTGCCCGAGTGATCGGGGCGTTTCTCATCGGTCCACATCGCTGTCCCTGACCTTGGAACAGCCATGCGGCGAGAACGCGAGGCCTCTCCCTCTTCTGCCAGGAGCCCGAGAGAACCGGGCCATTGTCCAACCGAGAATCCCAGCCGGAGCTGCATCAGGCATGTCCTGCATGTTCTAAGCCCGGCATCGAAAGGAAATACCATGCCTGTCGTCACCATGCGCCAGCTGCTCGACTCCGGTGTCCACTTCGGTCACCAGACTCGCCGCTGGAACCCGAAGATGAAGCGCTTCATCTTCACCGAGCGCAACGGCATCTACATCGTTGACCTCCAGCAGTCCCTGACCTACATCGACACTGCCTACGAGTTCGTCAAGCAGACCGTCGCCCACGGCGGCTCCGTCCTCTTCGTCGGCACCAAGAAGCAGGGCCAGGAAGCCATCGCCGAGCAGGCCACCCGCGTCGGCCAGCCCTACGTCAACCATCGTTGGCTCGGCGGCATGCTGACCAACTTCCAGACGGTCTCCAAGCGCGTGCAGCGCATGAAGGAGCTCGAGGAGATCGACTTCGACGACGTCGCAGGCTCCGGTCACACCAAGAAGGAACTGCTGCTGATGCGCCGCGAGCTCACCAAGCTGCAGTCGAACCTCGGTGGTATCCGCAACCTGACCAAGACCCCCTCTGCGGTCTGGATCGTCGACACCAACAAGGAGCACCTGGCGGTCGATGAGGCCAAGAAGCTGGGCATCCCCGTGATCGCCATCCTCGACACCAACTGCGACCCCGATGACGTCCAGTACCCGATCCCGGGCAACGACGACGCCATCCGGTCCGTGGACCTGCTGACCCGCGTGATCGCCGACGCCGTGGCCGATGGCCTCATGGCTCGCGAGAACAAGCGCGGCGGCGGCTCCGGCGCGGCTGCCGAGCCGATGGCCGAGTGGGAGCGCGAGCTGCTCGAGCAGCACGCCACCGAGAAGTCCGCCGAGGCTGAGAAGTCGGAGCAGGCTGCAGAGCCCGCCAAGGCTGAGCAGTCCACCGAGGCTCCCGCCGCTGAGTCCACCGAGTCCACCGACGCTTCGGCTGAAGAAGCCAAGTAAAGAGAGGAACTGCTTTTCTATGGCGAACTACACCGCTGCAGACATCAAGGCCCTGCGTGAGCGCACCGGCGCCGGCATGATGGACGTGAAGAAGGCTCTGGATGAGACCGACGGCGATACCGAGAAGGCCCTCGAGGCCATCCGGATCCGCGGACTCAAGGGTGCTGCCAAGCGCGAAGGCCGCTCCGCCGTGGAGGGCCTGGTCACCGCCAAGGTCGTCAACCGCACCAAGGGCTTCCTGATCGAGATCAACGCCGAGACCGACTTCGTGGCCAAGTCCGCGAAGTTCGTCGCGCTGGCCGACAAGGTCCTCGAGACCGCCGTCGCCCACGACGTGGACACCGTGGAGGCGCTCCTGGAGGCCGACGTCGAGGGCAAGAAGCTCGTCGACTTCGTCACCGAAGAGGGCGCGATCCTCGGCGAGAAGGTCGTCGTGCGTCGTCTTGCCACGGTCGAGGGCTCCTTCGTGGACGCCTACCTGCACAAGACCTCCAAGGACCTTCCGGCTCAGGTCGGCGTGCTCTTCGCCGTCGACGCCGACTCGGACCAGGCCAAGGAAGCTGCCCACGACATCGCGGTGCACGCCGCCGCGCTGTCCCCGCAGTTCCTGACCCGCGACGAGGTCCCCGCGGAGACCGTGGCCGATGAGCGCCGCATCGCCGAGGAGACCGCACGGGCCGAGAACAAGCCCGAGCAGGCGATGACCAAGATCATCGAGGGACGCACCAACGCGTACTTCAAGGACAACGTGCTGGTCGACCAGCCGTTCGCCAAGGACCCGAAGAAGACCGTCACCCAGGTCCTCGAGTCCGCCGGCACGTCCGCGAAGGGTCTGGCTCGCTTCCGCGTCGGAGCCTGATGCTTGATGCCGCTGAGACTCGCGGCAGCTGAACTGCAGAGCCGCTGACCATTAGACTGGTCGCAGCTCAACAGTTCAGACGTCAAGGGGGTGGCCACTTCACACGAGGTGGTCACCCCCTTTTCTGTGCCCACCGCGGCCTGCTTCGGTCGCAGCGGCCGCCCGTGAGCGGCTCAACGCGACCACCTCACCCCGCCCCACGAACCCCTGGAGGACACCCATGACCACAGAGACCCCGACCCACCGCCGCCGTGTGCTCCTGAAGCTCTCCGGAGAGGTCTTCGGCGGAGGTGCAGTGGGAGTGGATCCGGCCACGGTGCGCGGGATCGCTGAGCAGATCGCCGCCGTCAAGGGTCAGGTGGAAGTCTCCGTCGTCGTCGGCGGCGGCAACTTCTTCCGCGGCGCCGAGCTCTCCCGCGCCGGCATGGACCGGGCCCGCGCCGACTACATCGGCATGCTGGGCACCGTGATGAACGCCCTGGCGCTGCAGGACTTCCTGGAGCAGGCCGGGCAGCCCACCCGCGTGCAGACCGCCATCACCATGGGTCAGGTCGCTGAGTCCTACATCCCGCTGCGCGCCGTGCGCCACATGGAGAAGGACCGGGTCGTCGTCTTCGGCGCCGGCGCAGGCATGCCCTACTTCTCCACCGACACCGTCTGTGCCCAGCGCGCGCTGGAGACCCGTTCAGACATGGTGCTGATGGCCAAGTCCGGTGTGGACGGGATCTACACGGCGGACCCGAAGACCACCCCCGACGCGCAGAAGCTGGATCACCTCACCTACACCGACGCGCTGCGCAAGAACATCCGCGTGATGGACCAGACCGCGATGACCATGTGCAATGACAACGACCTGAACATGCGGGTCTTCGGCATGGAGGGCGAGGGCAACGTCACCCGCGCCCTGCTCGGCGAGGAGATCGGCACGCTGGTCACCCCCTGACCTGGTGGCCCGGACTAGACTGGACCTCTATTGAGTCCGCAACGTCTTCCCACAACGTCATCCCATAAGGAGACCCCCGTGATTGATGAGACCCTGGCAGATGCCAAGGAGCAGTTCGAGCGAGCCATCGAGGCCACCTCGGTCGACTTCAGCACCGTGCGCACCGGCCGCGCCAACCCGGCGCTGTACTCCCGGGTGCTGGTGGACTACTACGGCGCCGCCACCCCGCTGCAGCAGCTGGCAGCCTTCTCCACCCCGGACGCCAAGACCATCCTGATCACCCCCTATGACATCTCAGCGATGCGCGACATCGAGCGGGCGCTGTCTGACTCTGAGATCGGGGCCAACCCCTCCAACGACGGCAAGCAGATCCGGATCACGATCCCGGACCTCACCGAGGAGCGCCGCAAGGAGTACGTCAAGCTGATCAAGTCCAAGGGCGAGGACCACAAGGTCTCGGTGCGCAACACCCGGCGCAAGTCCAAGGAGATCATCGAGAAGGCCATCAAGGACGGCGAGGTCGGCAAGGACGATGGCGAGCGCGGCACCAAGGAGCTCGAAAGCCTCACCAAGTCCTATGTGGAGAAGATCGATGAGATGAGCAAGCGCAAGGAAGCTGAGCTGCTCGAGGTCTGATGTCAGGCAAAGCTGGGAGGGACCTGCCCGCAGCCATCATCACCGGTGTCGTCCTGCTGGTCCCGGCACTCCTGGGGATCTTCTTCTTCGAGCTGCTGCTGATCTTCGTCTGGACCATCCTGCTCTCCATGGGGGTCTGGGAGGTGGCCCGCGCCCTCGAGACCAGGGTGGCACCCAACGGACACCATCTGCGGCTGCCGAAGATTCCGCTGTTCCTCGGCGCCGTGGCGATGCCCACCGCCGCCTACTTCGGCGGGGTGGAGGCGCTGACGCTGGCGCTGATGGCCACCGGGCTGGCGATCATCGTCGCCGCGGCGCTCTGGAAGGTGCGCGACCCCGGTCGTTCCATCCTGGCCTCGGTGTTCGTGGCCAGCTGGGTGCCGTTCATGATGTCCTTCGCGGTGCTGCTGCTCAACCTTGACCAGGGTGACTGGCGGCTCGTCGTCGTCGTGCTGCTGGTGGTCTCCAACGACACCTTCGGCTACATCTTCGGGGTCTTCTTCGGGAAGCACCCGATGGCGCCGAAGATCAGCCCGAAGAAGTCCTGGGAGGGCTTCGCGGGCTCGCTGCTCGGGGCCTCCGGCGTCGGGGTGCTGGCCTCCTGGCTGATCTTCGATGAGCCGCTCTACGTCGGGGCGGTGCTCGCGGTGGCCGTGGTGGTCGCCTCCACCGCCGGGGACTTCTCCGAGTCGATGGTCAAACGCGAACTCGGCATCAAGGACATGTCGCGGCTGCTTCCAGGTCACGGCGGAGTGATGGATCGCCTGGACTCGCTGGTCTTCGCAATGCCCACCGCGTTCTTCGTGGTCGTGGCGTTCAGCGGGGATACCGGTGGTGTTCCACTAGGCTTATGAGCATGGCGCAGAACGAGACGGCACTTTTCACGCTCCTCAACGAGGGCGAGCAGGGTTATCACCGCGACGAGGTGGATGAATTCATGGCACGCGCCCGCGTGGCCTATGACTCCGGCGAGGGCATGGCGCTGGCCGAGATCCGTGACGTGAGCTTCTCGATGACCGGCGGCGGCTATGACCCCGCAGAGGTCGACGGCGCGCTGGACCGGCTCGAGGACGCGTTCGCCGGCGCCGAGCGGGACAAGTACATCGATGCCCATGGCGAGGACGCCTGGTATGAGATGCTCGCCGAACGCGCCGAGCCGCTGCGCGGACGGCTCTCCCGCCCGGACGGCAAACGCTTCCGAGAACCGGCGCACTCCTCCTCCAACGGCTACCGCAAGGAACAGGTCGACGAACTCTGCCGCCAGCTCGAGCAGTACCTCGACGGGGAGAACCCGATGAGCGTGGACGAGGTCCGCACCATGACCTTCTCCGGGGCCCACGGCCACAACGGCTACGACGAGGCCCAGGTGGACGCATTCCTGGACAAGATGACCGAGATCATGGCCTCCGTCGGCTGACCCAGCCTTCCCCTTCCCCTTCTCGTTGAGGGGCGGAATCTGCGGGTATCTCATCGGGTTTTTGGCCCTAGATGCTCGCAGATTCCGCCCCTCAACGTGTGTGGGCACGGTTTCGCCGCTTCATCCCCAGCCTCGGGTCCCGCCGGGACTCTCCACAGCCAAGCCCTGGGCCCCCCGGCGAGGCGGCGAACCGGTGTGCACTGACTCCCGTGGAGTCACCGAGCAGATCCCAGGACGGCCGTCGGCGACCCGCCATGTTCGTGCCCTCAGAGGGACGACGACGGGCGCGGCTCCATGCCGAGGGCATGACGCGGCGCGATCTCGAGCATTCCCGGGCGAACGATCTCCTGCGCCGACTGGCGCACGGCGTGTATTCCGGCACGGGGCTGCCGCAGGAGCCGGAGTCTGATCCGATCAGCGCACTGCTGCAGGGGCTCACCGAGGCCACCCCACGGGTGGTCAGCTTCGAGACGGCAGCCCGGTTCTGGGGACTGGTTCCCGGGGAGGTCGCCCCGCCGTTCCACCTGAGCAGTCCGGCAGGCGGGCCGCCGGTGCAGCGGCCCGAACTGGTGGTGGGGCACCGGATCACGGTCCCGGATCGGTTCGTCGTCGACCTTCACGGAATCCGGGTCACCAGCCCGGCCTGGACCTGGTTGGACCTCTCGCTGCGCGCAGCCGCGGGCGCAGCGGCGGGCCGCGCCGTCGAACGTGCGGTGCTCCTGGGAGATCAGGCGGTGCGTCCTCCACGCCGCGAATTCGGCGAGACCGGTGGGCCGCTGGCGAGCATCGACGAGCTGCGTGAGGCTGTGCGGGTGCGTGGTCGCACCAAGGGCATTCGGCACGTCCGTGAGGCTGTGGCCCTGGTCCGGGTCGGCGTCGACTCCCCGCAGGAGTCCCGGTTGCGGTACTTCATGCACCTCGCCGCCCTGCCCGAGCCGCTGGTGAACCCGGTGATTCGGGGTCCCAGTGGATGTCCCTCATTCGAGCCCGACCTGGCCATCCCGGAGTTCCGCCTCGCGATCCAGCGCATCCAGCGCGCGCTGGTGCAGCGGGGTTGGCGCCCGGACAGCCTCACCACACACCGCTGAGGGGCGGATTCTGCGAGTATCTGGCGCCGATCTCGGCCTCAACTACTCGTAGAATCCGCCCCTCAACGAAAGGGGGAGGAGGGAGGATCAGGTCAGTGTTCCACGGCCTTCTCTGCTCCCACGCCGGTCAGGGACCGGATCTCCATCTCGGCCTGCTTGGCCGGGTCCTCCGCCACCTTCGAGGTCATCGAGCCGATCCAGCCCAGCAGGAAGGCCAGCGGGATCGAGACCAGCCCGGGGTTGGTCAGCGGGTACAGCGCCAGATCCACCTCGGGGAAGAAGGAGGTGTCCCGGCCCCAGACCACGGGGGAGAACGCGATGAGCAGCAGCGCCGATCCCAGCCCGCCATACATCGACCACAGCGCGCCACGGGTGGTGAAGCGCTTCCAGAACAGCGAGTACAGGATGGTCGGCAGGTTCGCCGAGGCGGCCACCGCGAAGGCCAGCGCCACCAGGAACGCCACGTTCTGACCCTGTGCCCCGATCCCGCCGAGGATCGCGAGGATCCCGACCACGATCACGGTCATCTTCGCGGCCTTGACCTCACCGGCGGAGTCGATCTTGCCCTTCTTGATGACCTGGGCGTAGACGTCGTGGGCGAAGGAGGCCGAGGCCGTGATGGTCAGCCCGGCGACCACCGCGAGGATGGTGGCGAAGGCGACGGCGGCGATGAAGCCCAGCAGGAGGGTTCCGCCGAGTTCGTAGGCCAGCAGCGGTGCCGCTGAGTTCTGACCGCCCGGGGCCGCCAGGATCGTCTCGGTGTCCAGCAGGGCTGCTGCGCCGTAGCCCAGCACCAGGGTGAACAGGTAGAACGCGCCGATCAGGGCGATGGCGACCACCACAGACTTGCGTGCGTCCTTGGCGGTGGGCACCGTGTAGAAGCGGATCAGCACGTGCGGCAGGGCGGCGGTGCCCAGCACCAGGGCGATGCCCAGGGACATGAAGTCCAGCTTGGTGAACAGGTCGGCGCCGTACTGCAGGCCCGGTTCGAGCAGAGCAGCCTCGCCGGTGTTCTCCACCGCGCCGCCGAGCAGCTCGGAGAAGTTGAAGCCGTAGAGGGCCAGGACCCAGATGGTCATCACCGCGGAGCCCGCGATCAGCAGGGTGGCCTTGATGATCTGCACCCAGGTGGTGCCCTTCATGCCGCCGATGAAGACGTAGAAGATCATCAGCGCGCCGACCACGGCGATGATCAGTGACTGGCCGACCCCGCTGTCGATGCCCAGCAGCAGCGAGACCAGCGCGCCGGCGCCGGCCATCTGGGCCAGCAGGTAGAAGAGGCAGACCGCCAGGGTGGAGATCGCCGCAGCGATCCGGACCGGCTGCTGGCGCAGACGGAAGCTGAGCACGTCGGCCATCGTGAACTTGCCGGTGTTGCGCATCAGCTCGGCGACCAGCAGCAGGGCGATCAGCCAGGCCACGAGGAAGCCTATGGAGTAGAGGAAGCCGTCGTATCCGTAGATCGCGATGGCGCCCACGATGCCGAGGAAGGAGGCCGCGGAGAGGTAGTCCCCGGCGATCGCCGTGCCGTTCTGGGTGCCTGAGAAGGAGCGTCCGCCGGCGTAGTAGTCGGCGGCGGTGCTGGTGTTCTTCGATGCGCGGATCACGAAGAACAGCGTGACGCCGACGAAGACCAGGAAGATCGCGATGTTCGCCAGGGGACTGCCCACGTCGGAGCCGGCCTCGGCGGCCGCGGTGGCCAGCGGCAGCCCGGCCGCCTCGGAGCTGGTTGCGTTGATCAGGGAGTTCATCAGTGCTTGTCCTCCTCAGGAAGGCCCGCGCCCCGGGCTTCGAGCTCGGTGCGCAGCGCCGAGGATTTGGGGTCCATCTTCGAGTTGCTGAACCAGACGTAGAGACCGGTGATCACGAACGTGGTGAGGAACTGCGCGAGTCCGAGCACCAGGCCGAGGTTGATGTTCCCCCAGACCGGGATCGCCATCACGTCGGGGAAGAACGCGGCGACCAGCACGAATGCGATGTACCAGATCAGGAAAAACGCGGTCATCGGGAAGACGAAGCTCCGATGCGTCCTGCGAAGCTCCTGGAAGTCTTCGCGCGCCTGCACCTCCTGGTAGTCAACAGGCCCCGCATTGGGGGCATCGACCTGTGTCATGACGACTCCTTCGGATTGCGTCGGCACGCCGCAGCGGGCCTCGGTCATGGTGGTGTACCTCCAGAGTGCAGTGTGATCCGGGTCACTGTCGCGCTCGTGGCCGGTCTGTGCGATGAGCGGCACCGGATAAGCGATGAGTGGTCGTCCTCGGGTGAGGTGGACCGGCCGTGAGCTGTGCAAC from Nesterenkonia sandarakina encodes the following:
- a CDS encoding glycosyltransferase family 4 protein; this encodes MKLFFDCRYTRTQVHDGISRFTASLVEAAAERADVTMLISDPEQLNLLPELPHLQISAPTSAREPWVSRQINPHRPDVVFSPMQTMGGRGRNYPLILTVHDLIYYAHRTPPPDLPALVRLGWRAYHLSYLPQRLVLNQADAVATVSETTRGLIRGHALTRRPVELISNAPPTVEQPRDASADPTRELIYMGSFMGYKNVESVIAGLNRLPGYTLHLCSPIQPAQEAALRALADDPDQLVFHHGISDAEYRVLLRRASALVSLSQAEGYGLPVVEAMAHGTPCVLSELPIFTEIGGAAVADSGVQVVPGRDPDAFAKAVRRLEQPAVFSRASGAARARSLQFSWAESAASLVTLGERLAGHGRAGGG
- a CDS encoding FUSC family protein, producing MARRHQETTPEHPQRDTEQHPGHGSAPERRSRDIRSLLQRPEFITDVLQILKTVIAGTGAWWVSTEVLESELAFLAPWTAILTVHATVHRSLTRGVQTTIASTLGVGLSFLIGHFLGVSLWTFALALLVGITAARVSWIRDEGIAIATTAIFVLGSGFDDQQPLLDDRIIEVAVGVAAGLVVNLLILPPLRDKQAGRYVDSINERMGGVLISISEEFSDSWDTDKAEAWFQETESMTAELNSAWTVVRFARESRRVNPRARQGRETLQTSSWNAAEASYEEILERADEGVSHLRHLARTLREASYTEGEWDHQFRERWAQIVGDAGRSIADPDAEVASLHENLSSLSAEMSQNQGLPRDTWPLYGSLISSVRHIVIVVDDVASARRAREGTSENPVVSG
- a CDS encoding M23 family metallopeptidase — encoded protein: MRNAPITRAAPARSQLIQARRDAPVSTAGVQLSRSTAFSPTVAGIRRGPSRCTLQRVRGDRGSPVVEAGCMDASGCRFGRLRAATLGLTLLLVLGVLTPASAGSLLLGIDPTELDAPSATRALWVPPVSAGELRPFTRPPSPWGAGHRGADLGPLETSVSIRAPAEGEVSFVGVVVDRPVLSIRHGDGYLSSFEPVESSLQVGDRVSTGDPVATLAVSPSHCATPCLHWGVRLYGEYINPLLLTGDLEPSVLLPLDDR
- the rpsB gene encoding 30S ribosomal protein S2 produces the protein MPVVTMRQLLDSGVHFGHQTRRWNPKMKRFIFTERNGIYIVDLQQSLTYIDTAYEFVKQTVAHGGSVLFVGTKKQGQEAIAEQATRVGQPYVNHRWLGGMLTNFQTVSKRVQRMKELEEIDFDDVAGSGHTKKELLLMRRELTKLQSNLGGIRNLTKTPSAVWIVDTNKEHLAVDEAKKLGIPVIAILDTNCDPDDVQYPIPGNDDAIRSVDLLTRVIADAVADGLMARENKRGGGSGAAAEPMAEWERELLEQHATEKSAEAEKSEQAAEPAKAEQSTEAPAAESTESTDASAEEAK
- the tsf gene encoding translation elongation factor Ts, translating into MANYTAADIKALRERTGAGMMDVKKALDETDGDTEKALEAIRIRGLKGAAKREGRSAVEGLVTAKVVNRTKGFLIEINAETDFVAKSAKFVALADKVLETAVAHDVDTVEALLEADVEGKKLVDFVTEEGAILGEKVVVRRLATVEGSFVDAYLHKTSKDLPAQVGVLFAVDADSDQAKEAAHDIAVHAAALSPQFLTRDEVPAETVADERRIAEETARAENKPEQAMTKIIEGRTNAYFKDNVLVDQPFAKDPKKTVTQVLESAGTSAKGLARFRVGA
- the pyrH gene encoding UMP kinase, whose product is MTTETPTHRRRVLLKLSGEVFGGGAVGVDPATVRGIAEQIAAVKGQVEVSVVVGGGNFFRGAELSRAGMDRARADYIGMLGTVMNALALQDFLEQAGQPTRVQTAITMGQVAESYIPLRAVRHMEKDRVVVFGAGAGMPYFSTDTVCAQRALETRSDMVLMAKSGVDGIYTADPKTTPDAQKLDHLTYTDALRKNIRVMDQTAMTMCNDNDLNMRVFGMEGEGNVTRALLGEEIGTLVTP
- the frr gene encoding ribosome recycling factor, producing MIDETLADAKEQFERAIEATSVDFSTVRTGRANPALYSRVLVDYYGAATPLQQLAAFSTPDAKTILITPYDISAMRDIERALSDSEIGANPSNDGKQIRITIPDLTEERRKEYVKLIKSKGEDHKVSVRNTRRKSKEIIEKAIKDGEVGKDDGERGTKELESLTKSYVEKIDEMSKRKEAELLEV
- a CDS encoding phosphatidate cytidylyltransferase; amino-acid sequence: MSGKAGRDLPAAIITGVVLLVPALLGIFFFELLLIFVWTILLSMGVWEVARALETRVAPNGHHLRLPKIPLFLGAVAMPTAAYFGGVEALTLALMATGLAIIVAAALWKVRDPGRSILASVFVASWVPFMMSFAVLLLNLDQGDWRLVVVVLLVVSNDTFGYIFGVFFGKHPMAPKISPKKSWEGFAGSLLGASGVGVLASWLIFDEPLYVGAVLAVAVVVASTAGDFSESMVKRELGIKDMSRLLPGHGGVMDRLDSLVFAMPTAFFVVVAFSGDTGGVPLGL
- a CDS encoding DivIVA domain-containing protein; this translates as MAQNETALFTLLNEGEQGYHRDEVDEFMARARVAYDSGEGMALAEIRDVSFSMTGGGYDPAEVDGALDRLEDAFAGAERDKYIDAHGEDAWYEMLAERAEPLRGRLSRPDGKRFREPAHSSSNGYRKEQVDELCRQLEQYLDGENPMSVDEVRTMTFSGAHGHNGYDEAQVDAFLDKMTEIMASVG
- a CDS encoding solute symporter family protein, with translation MNSLINATSSEAAGLPLATAAAEAGSDVGSPLANIAIFLVFVGVTLFFVIRASKNTSTAADYYAGGRSFSGTQNGTAIAGDYLSAASFLGIVGAIAIYGYDGFLYSIGFLVAWLIALLLVAELMRNTGKFTMADVLSFRLRQQPVRIAAAISTLAVCLFYLLAQMAGAGALVSLLLGIDSGVGQSLIIAVVGALMIFYVFIGGMKGTTWVQIIKATLLIAGSAVMTIWVLALYGFNFSELLGGAVENTGEAALLEPGLQYGADLFTKLDFMSLGIALVLGTAALPHVLIRFYTVPTAKDARKSVVVAIALIGAFYLFTLVLGYGAAALLDTETILAAPGGQNSAAPLLAYELGGTLLLGFIAAVAFATILAVVAGLTITASASFAHDVYAQVIKKGKIDSAGEVKAAKMTVIVVGILAILGGIGAQGQNVAFLVALAFAVAASANLPTILYSLFWKRFTTRGALWSMYGGLGSALLLIAFSPVVWGRDTSFFPEVDLALYPLTNPGLVSIPLAFLLGWIGSMTSKVAEDPAKQAEMEIRSLTGVGAEKAVEH
- a CDS encoding DUF485 domain-containing protein — its product is MTQVDAPNAGPVDYQEVQAREDFQELRRTHRSFVFPMTAFFLIWYIAFVLVAAFFPDVMAIPVWGNINLGLVLGLAQFLTTFVITGLYVWFSNSKMDPKSSALRTELEARGAGLPEEDKH